A single Vulpes lagopus strain Blue_001 chromosome 3, ASM1834538v1, whole genome shotgun sequence DNA region contains:
- the ZSWIM8 gene encoding zinc finger SWIM domain-containing protein 8 isoform X4, with the protein MPGHNASAVCLRAPVSESLSRLQRDQLQKFAQYLISELPQQILPTAQRLLDELLSSQSTAINTVCGAPDPTAGPSASDQSTWYLDESTLTDNIKKTLHKFCGPSPVVFSDVNSMYLSSTEPPAAAEWACLLRPLRGREPEGVWNLLSIVREMFKRRDSNAAPLLEILTDQCLTYEQITGWWYSVRTSASHSSASGHTGRSNGQSEVAAHACASMCDEMVTLWRLAVLDPALSPQRRRELCAQLRQWQLKVIENVKRGQHKKTLERLFPGFRPAVEACYFNWEEAYPLPGVTYSGTDRKLALCWARALPPRPGASRPGGLEESRERPRALPSEPAVRPKEPGAKRKGLGEGVPSSQRGPRRLSAEGGDKALHKMGPGGGKAKALGGAGSGGKGSSGGGSKRRLSSEDSSLEPDLAEMSLDDSSLALGAEASTFGGFPESPPPCPPAGGSRGPPTFLPEPPDTYEEDGGVYFSEGPEPPTASAGPRGLLPGEVCTRDDLPSTDESGNGLPKTKEAATAVGEEDDDYQAYYLNAQDGAGGEEEKAEGGAGEEHDLFAGLKPLEQESRMEVLFACAEALHAHGYSSEASRLTVELAQDLLANPPDLKVEPPPAKGKKNKVSTSRQTWVATNTLTKAAFLLTVLSERPEHHNLAFRVGMFALELQRPPASTKALEVKLAYQESEVAALLKKIPLGPSEMSTMRCRAEELREGTLCDYRPVLPLMLASFIFDVLCAPVVSPTGSRPPSRNWNNEMPGDEELGFEAAVAALGMKTTVSEAEHPLLCEGTRREKGDLALALMITYKDDQAKLKKILDKLLDRESQTHKPQTLSSFYSSSRPATASQRSPSKHGGPSAPGALQPLTSGSAGPAQPGSVAGAGPGPTEGFTEKNVPESSPHSPCEGLPSEAALTPRPEGKVPSRLALGSRGGYNGRGWGSPGRPKKKHTGMASIDSSAPETTSDSSPTLSRRPLRGGWAPTSWGRGQDSDSISSSSSDSLGSSSSSGSRRASASGGARAKTVEVGRYKGRRPESHAPHVPNQPSEAAAHFYFELAKTVLIKAGGNSSTSIFTHPSSSGGHQGPHRNLHLCAFEIGLYALGLHNFVSPNWLSRTYSSHVSWITGQAMEIGSAALTILVECWDGHLTPPEVASLADRASRARDSNMVRAAAELALSCLPHAHALNPNEIQRALVQCKEQDNLMLEKACMAVEEAAKGGGVYPEVLFEVAHQWFWLYEQTAGGSSAAREGATSCSASGIRAAGEAGRGLPEGRGGPGTEPVTVAAAAVTAAATVVPVISVGSSLYPGPGLGHGHSPGLHPYTALQPHLPCSPQYLTHPAHPAHPMPHMPRPAVFPVPSSAYPQGVHPAFLGAQYPYSVTPPSLAATAVSFPVPSMAPITVHPYHTEPGLPLPTSVACELWGQGTVSSVHPASTFPAIQGASLPALTTQPSPLVSGGFPPPEEETHSQPVNPHSLHHLHAAYRVGMLALEMLGRRAHNDHPNNFSRSPPYTDDVKWLLGLAAKLGVNYVHQFCVGAAKGVLSPFVLQEIVMETLQRLSPAHAHNHLRAPAFHQLVQRCQQAYMQYIHHRLIHLTPADYDDFVNAIRSARSAFCLTPMGMMQFNDILQNLKRSKQTKELWQRVSLEMTTFSP; encoded by the exons ATGCCTGGCCACAAT GCTTCTGCAGTCTGCCTGCGTGCCCCAGTCTCAGAGTCCCTGTCTCGGCTGCAGAGGGACCAGCTGCAGAAGTTTGCCCAGTACCTCATCAGTGAACTCCCTCAGCAG ATCCTCCCCACAGCCCAGCGTCTTCTGGATGAACTCCTCTCTTCGCAGTCCACGGCCATCAACACTGTGTGTGGAGCCCCCG ACCCCACAGCAGGGCCCTCCGCCTCTGACCAGAGTACTTGGTATTTGGATGAATCCACACTCACTGACAACATCAAGAAGACATTGCACAAGTTCTGTGGACCCTCGCCTGTGGTCTTCAG TGACGTGAACTCCATGTATCTGTCTTCCACGGAACCTCCGGCTGCTGCCGAGTGGGCCTGTCTGCTGCGCCCTCTGAGGGGCCGCGAGCCAGAGGGGGTCTGGAACCTACTTAGCATCGTGCGGGAGATGTTCAAACGGAGGGACAGCAATGCTGCTCCCTTGTTGGAGATCCTCACTGACCAGTGCCTCACCTATGAACAG ATAACGGGTTGGTGGTACAGCGTGCGCACCTCAGCCTCACACAGCAGCGCCAGTGGGCACACGGGCCGCAGCAATGGGCAGTCGGAGGTGGCCGCCCATGCGTGTGCCAGCATGTGTGACGAGATGGTCACCCTGTGGAGGCTAGCCGTTCTGGACCCTGCACTCAGTCCCCAGCG TCGCCGGGAACTGTGTGCACAGCTACGCCAGTGGCAGCTGAAGGTGATTGAGAATGTGAAGCGGGGACAGCACAAAAAGACCCTGGAGCGGCTCTTCCCTGGCTTCCGGCCAGCAGTGGAGGCCTGCTACTTCAACTGGGAAGAGGCCTACCCACTTCCTGGTGTCACCTATAGCGGCACTGACCGGAAGTTGGCACTGTGCTGGGCCCGGGCCCTGCCGCCTCGGCCAGGTGCCTCCCGCCCTGGGGGCCTGGAGGAATCCCGGGAGCGGCCCCGAGCTCTCCCTTCTGAGCCGGCTGTGCGGCCCAAGGAGCCGGGGGCCAAGCGCAAGGGATTGGGTGAGGGGGTCCCCTCGTCGCAGCGGGGTCCCCGCCGCCTTTCTGCGGAGGGGGGAGATAAGGCCCTGCATAAGATGGGCCCAGGTGGGGGCAAAGCCAAGGCACTGGGTGGGGCTGGCAGTGGGGGCAAGGGGTCATCAGGCGGCGGCAGCAAGCGACGGCTGAGCAGTGAAGACAGCTCCCTGGAGCCAGATCTGGCCGAGATGAGCCTGGATGACAGCAGCCTGGCCCTGGGTGCAGAGGCCAGCACCTTTGGTGGATTCCCTGAGAGCCCGCCACCCTGCCCTCCTGCTGGTGGCTCCCGAGGtccacccaccttccttcctgAGCCCCCAGATACTTACGAAGAAGATGGTGGTGTGTACTTCTCGGAAGGGCCTGAGCCGCCCACAGCCTCTGCTGGCCCCCGTGGCCTGTTGCCTGGGGAGGTCTGTACCCGGGATGACCTCCCTTCCACAGATGAGAGTGGCAATGGGCTCCCCAAAACCAAAGAGGCAGCCACTGCAGTCGGAGAGGAGGATGATGACTACCAGGCATATTATCTGAATGCccaggatggggctgggggcGAGGAAGAGAAGGCcgagggcggggccggggaggagcACGACCTGTTTGCCGGGCTGAAGCCACTGGAACAGGAGAGCCGCATGGAG GTGTTGTTTGCCTGTGCTGAGGCCCTGCATGCGCATGGCTACAGCAGTGAGGCCTCCCGCCTCACCGTGGAGCTTGCCCAGGACCTGCTAGCCAACCCACCCGACCTCAAGGTAGAGCCGCCCCCTGCCAAG GGCAAGAAGAACAAGGTATCTACGAGCCGTCAGACCTGGGTGGCCACCAACACCCTGACCAAGGCAGCCTTCCTATTAACAGTGCTAAGTGAACGTCCAGAGCACCACAACCTGGCCTTCCGAGTTGGCATGTTTGCCTTGGAGCTACAGCGGCCCCCAGCTTCTACCAAGGCTTTGGAG GTGAAGCTGGCATACCAGGAGTCTGAGGTGGCTGCCCTGCTCAAGAAGATTCCTCTGGGTCCAAGTGAGATGAGTACCATGCGGTGCCGGGCAGAGGAGCTTCGGGAGGGGACGCTCTGTGACTATCGGCCTGTTTTGCCTCTCATGTTGGCCAGTTTCATCTTTGACGTTCTCTGTGCTCCAG TGGTTTCTCCCACGGGTTCCCGGCCTCCAAGTCGTAACTGGAACAACGAGATGCCTGGGGAtgaggagctgggatttgaagcaGCAGTTGCTGCCTTAG GTATGAAAACAACAGTGAGTGAGGCAGAGCATCCCCTCCTGTGTGAAGGCACACGTCGGGAGAAGGGTGACCTGGCACTGGCTCTAATGATCACTTACAAGGATGACCAAGCCAAGCTTAAAAAG ATCTTAGACAAACTCTTGGACCGAGAGAGCCAGACGCATAAGCCCCAAACACTGAGTTCGTTCTACTCATCCAGCCGCCCAGCCACAGCCAGCCAGAGGTCTCCTTCAAAGCATGGGGGCCCATCTGCCCCAGGGGCCCTGCAACCACTGACCTCGGGCTCTGCAGGGCCTGCTCAGCCAGGGAGTgtggcaggggctgggccaggccccacTGAGGGCTTCACAGAGAAGAATGTGCCTG AAAGTTCCCCACATTCTCCCTGTGAGGGTCTCCCATCTGAGGCAGCCTTGACCCCAAGGCCAGAAGGGAAGGTTCCCAGCCGCCTGGCACTCGGCAGTCGTGGAGGCTACAATGGACGGGGCTGGGGCTCCCCAGGGCGGCCTAAGAAGAAACACACAG GCATGGCCAGCATTGACAGCAGTGCCCCTGAAACGACGTCGGACAGCTCCCCCACCTTAAGCCGGAGGCCACTTCGAGGGGGCTGGGCCCCCACCTCCTGGGGCCGAGGACAGGACAGTGACAGCATTAGCAGTTCTTCCTCGGACTCCCTGGGCTCCTCGTCCTCCAGTGGAAGTCGCCGGGCCAGTGCCAGTGGAGGGGCCCGGGCAAAGACCGTTGAGGTTGGCAG GTACAAGGGCCGCCGTCCCGAGAGTCATGCCCCCCATGTACCCAATCAGCCATCAGAGGCAGCTGCACACTTCTACTTCGAGTTGGCGAAGACGGTGCTGATCAAGGCAGGGGGCAACAGCAGCACTTCAATTTTCACACATCCATCTTCCTCAGGGGGCCACCAGGGTCCTCACCGCAACCTGCACCTTTGCGCCTTCGAGATTGGGCTTTATGCCCTTGGCCTGCACAACTTTGTTTCTCCCAACTGGCTCTCACGTACTTATTCTTCCCACGTTTCCTGGATTACAG GTCAGGCAATGGAGATTGGCAGTGCAGCTCTGACTATACTGGTAGAGTGCTGGGATGGACACCTGACACCCCCTGAGGTTGCATCCCTGGCTGACAGGGCATCACGGGCACGAGACTCCAATATGGTGAGGGCAGCGGCGGAGCTAGCCCTCAGCTGCTTGCCTCATGCCCATGCATTGAACCCTAATGAGATCCAGCGGGCCCTGGTGCAGTGCAAGGAGCAG GATAACCTGATGTTGGAGAAGGCCTGCATGGCAGTGGAAGAGGCAGCAAAGGGTGGGGGTGTATACCCCGAAGTGTTGTTTGAGGTTGCTCACCAGTGGTTCTGGCTATATGAGCAAACAGCAGGTGGCTCATCCGCAGCCCGTGAAGGGGCTACAAGCTGTAGTGCCAGTGGGATCAGGGCAGCTGGGGAGGCTGGGCGGGGGCTGCCTGAGGGCAGGGGGGGCCCAGGGACTGAGCCGGTtacagtggcagcagcagcagtgacagCAGCAGCCACAGTGGTGCCAGTCATCTCAGTGGGGTCCAGTCTATATCCAGGTCCAGGACTGGGGCATGGTCATTCCCCTGGCCTGCACCCCTACACTGCTCTACAGCCCCACCTGCCCTGCAGCCCTCAATACCTCACCCACCCAGCACACCCTGCCCACCCAATGCCTCATATGCCCCGGCCTGCCGTTTTCCCTGTGCCCAGCTCTGCATACCCACAG GGTGTGCATCCTGCCTTCTTGGGGGCTCAGTACCCTTACTCAGTGACTCCCCCCTCACTTGCTGCCACTGCTGTGTCTTTCCCCGTCCCTTCCATGGCACCCATCACAGTACATCCCTACCACACAGAGCCAGGGCTCCCACTGCCCACCAGTGTGGCCTGTGAGTTGTGGGGACAGGGAACAG TGAGCAGTGTCCATCCAGCATCCACGTTTCCAGCCATCCAGGGTGCCTCCTTGCCTGCCCTGACTACACAGCCCAGCCCTCTGGTGAGCGGGGGGTTTCCACCACCCGAGGAGGAGACACACAGTCAGCCCGTCAACCCACACAGCCTGCACCACCTGCACGCTGCCTACCGTGTTG GAATGCTGGCACTGGAGATGCTGGGTCGCAGAGCACACAATGATCACCCCAACAACTTCTCCCGCTCCCCCCCCTACACTGATGATGTCAAATGGTTGCTGGGGCTGGCAGCAAAGCTGG gagtGAACTACGTGCACCAGTTCTGTGTGGGGGCAGCCAAGGGGGTGCTGAGCCCGTTTGTGCTGCAGGAGATCGTCATGGAGACGCTGCAGCGGCTGAGCCCTGCTCATGCCCACAACCACCTGCGTGCCCCGGCCTTCCACCAACTGGTGCAGCGCTGCCAGCAGGCATACATGCAG TACATCCACCACCGCTTGATTCACCTGACCCCTGCCGACTACGACGACTTTGTGAACGCGATCCGCAGTGCCCGCAGCGCCTTCTGCCTGACACCCATGGGCATGATGCAGTTCAACGACATCCTGCAGAACCTCAAGCGCAGCAAACAGACCAAGGAGCTGTGGCAGCGGGTCTCCCTCGAGATGACCACCTTCTCCCCATGA